The Deltaproteobacteria bacterium sequence TTTTGAGGCATTGTATCCATAGGCCCCTTTGTTCTTCTTAATTTCATCCACAATGATGGCGCCTTCGACACCGGCATTTTCAGAAATCTGACGGGCAGGCTCTTCCAAGGCACGACGGATGATATTGACGCCTACTTGTTCGTCCGCAGCTACTTTCAGCTTGTCGATGGCTGAAATACAACGAATCAAGGCGACACCGCCTCCAGGGACTATGCCTTCTTCTACCGCTGCACGAGTCGCGTGCAAGGCGTCTTCCACGCGGGCTTTCTTTTCTTTCATTTCGGTTTCAGTGAAGGCTCCCACGTTAATGACTGCAACACCGCCCACCAATTTGGCAAGACGTTCCTGCAATTTTTCACGGTCATAGTCGCTGGAGGTATCTTCTACTTGAGCGCGAATCTGTTTTACGCGGGCTTCAATGTCGGTCTTGGAACCGGCACCATCCACGATGGTGGTATTGTCTTTATCGATCACGACACGTTTTGCACGGCCCAGTTCTTTCAAGGTCAGGTTTTCAAGTTTCAAACCCAATTCTTCGGCGATGCATTTTCCACCAGTGAGGGTGGCAATGTCTTCCAACATGGCCTTGCGTCGGTCCCCAAAGCCAGGAGCTTTAATGGCTGCGGCATGCAAGGTTCCACGGAGTTTGTTTACTACCAAGGTGGCCAAGGCTTCACCGTCTACATCTTCAGCAATGATCACCAAAGGCTTTCCCACCTTGGCAATATTTTCCAACACAGGAAGCAGCTCTTTCATGGAACTGATCTTCTTTTCGTGGATCAAGATGTAAGGATTTTCCAAAGTACAGGTCATTCGCTCAGCATCAGTCACAAAGTAAGGGGAGAGATAGCCACGATCAAACTGCATTCCCTCGACTACATCCAGGCTGGTGTCCATACTCTTGGCTTCTTCTACGGTGATGACTCCTTCTTTACCAACCTTGTCCATGGCTTCAGCCAAGATCGTTCCAATGGTTTCATCGCTGTTGGCAGAAATGGTGCCTACTTGGGCAATTTCTTTTCTGTCTTTGATGGGCTTGGAAAGCCTCTTGAGTTCTTCGATGGAAGCGGCAACGGCCTTTTCGATTCCGCGCTTGATAGCCATAGGATTATGACCGGCAGCGACCATTTTGGACCCTTCACGGAAAATGGATTGGGCCAATACGGTAGCGGTGGTGGTTCCGTCGCCAGCGATATCACTGGTTTTGGAGGCCACTTCTTTTACCATCTGTGCGCCCATGTTTTCAAACTTGTCTTCCAATTCAATTTCTTTGGCAACGGTAACACCATCTTTGGTGACCAAAGGAGAACCGAAGCTTTTATCAAGAACCACGTTGCGACCACGAGGTCCCAAGGTTACTTTTACGGCATCTGCCAGGACATCGACTCCACGAAGGATGGAGGCCCTTGCTTTTTCGCCGAATACGAGTGTTTTAGACATATCAAATACTCCTTATTATAATAAAAAAAATAATTACCCAACAATGGCCTGAATATCATCCTCACGTAAAATGAGGTATTCCACGCCTTCCACTTTTACTTCGTTGCCACCATATTTTGAAAACAAAACCTTATCCCCTACCTTGATTTCGAGGGGGGTTATCTTTCCATCCTCACTGACACGGCCCGAGCCCACGGCTACCACTTCGGCTTCCTGGGGTTTTTCTTTGGCGCTATCAGGAATAATAATTCCACCTTTGGTCTTTTCCTCTTCGGAGATACGTCTGACAATAAGACGGTCGCGAAGAGGACGGATGTTGATTTTTTTGGACATATCACGGCCTCCTTAAAATGAAAATGTTAGAGAGATTCAGCATTTTTGCTGTTCGGCGGGTGATATAAGTATTTGTTTGGCTCTGTCAAGGGGAGGGGTGAGAAATAAGAAAAATTTTTATGGTGCCGACCGTTGTTTTGATCAGATCTCTATTCCAGACAGGGGGCAAACAGTTCTATGGAGACAGA is a genomic window containing:
- the groES gene encoding co-chaperone GroES, producing MNIRPLRDRLIVRRISEEEKTKGGIIIPDSAKEKPQEAEVVAVGSGRVSEDGKITPLEIKVGDKVLFSKYGGNEVKVEGVEYLILREDDIQAIVG
- the groL gene encoding chaperonin GroEL (60 kDa chaperone family; promotes refolding of misfolded polypeptides especially under stressful conditions; forms two stacked rings of heptamers to form a barrel-shaped 14mer; ends can be capped by GroES; misfolded proteins enter the barrel where they are refolded when GroES binds) → MSKTLVFGEKARASILRGVDVLADAVKVTLGPRGRNVVLDKSFGSPLVTKDGVTVAKEIELEDKFENMGAQMVKEVASKTSDIAGDGTTTATVLAQSIFREGSKMVAAGHNPMAIKRGIEKAVAASIEELKRLSKPIKDRKEIAQVGTISANSDETIGTILAEAMDKVGKEGVITVEEAKSMDTSLDVVEGMQFDRGYLSPYFVTDAERMTCTLENPYILIHEKKISSMKELLPVLENIAKVGKPLVIIAEDVDGEALATLVVNKLRGTLHAAAIKAPGFGDRRKAMLEDIATLTGGKCIAEELGLKLENLTLKELGRAKRVVIDKDNTTIVDGAGSKTDIEARVKQIRAQVEDTSSDYDREKLQERLAKLVGGVAVINVGAFTETEMKEKKARVEDALHATRAAVEEGIVPGGGVALIRCISAIDKLKVAADEQVGVNIIRRALEEPARQISENAGVEGAIIVDEIKKNKGAYGYNASKDKFEDLIEAGIIDPTKVTRNALQNAASVASLMLTTEALIADKPDDKKDSAAAGMPHGGMGGMGGMGGMM